One Herbaspirillum rubrisubalbicans genomic window carries:
- a CDS encoding LysR substrate-binding domain-containing protein gives MADLTLPLNAIRAFLAAARHQSFTLAAQELNVTHGAISRQIKNLEDYLGMPLFERRIRQVLLTERGRQFFEEASPAFDILATAARRVMRDAPTRTVVINVRPSFAVRWLIPHLADFVERYPGIAPQVVTSTASVGKAGSSFDMAIRRGENNWPERLKVQRFMEDELVLVASPALLQTMPLVDVSQIVGHTLLVSRSRRNDWDDWRKLVGLKRWRGQAMLHFDHVHFVLQAVVDGLGLALSPVSLADNDLRSGRLVCPFPHLRMSLAPYYLGIDAQAGAEALLFAKWLGEYRGSLVMPA, from the coding sequence ATGGCCGATCTTACCCTTCCGCTCAATGCCATCCGCGCCTTCCTGGCAGCGGCCCGTCATCAAAGCTTCACGTTGGCAGCGCAAGAGCTCAATGTCACGCATGGCGCCATCAGCCGCCAGATCAAGAACCTGGAAGATTACCTGGGGATGCCGCTGTTCGAGCGGCGTATCCGTCAGGTCTTGCTGACCGAACGTGGTCGACAGTTCTTCGAAGAAGCCAGTCCGGCCTTCGACATCCTGGCCACTGCGGCGCGCCGGGTGATGCGCGATGCGCCTACGCGCACGGTGGTCATCAATGTGCGGCCTTCGTTTGCGGTGCGCTGGCTGATTCCGCATCTCGCCGATTTCGTCGAGCGCTATCCGGGCATTGCACCGCAGGTGGTGACCAGCACGGCTTCGGTGGGCAAGGCTGGTTCGTCCTTCGATATGGCGATCCGGCGTGGCGAGAACAATTGGCCGGAGCGGCTCAAGGTGCAGCGTTTCATGGAGGATGAGCTGGTACTGGTGGCTTCGCCTGCGCTGTTACAGACGATGCCGTTGGTGGATGTGTCGCAGATTGTGGGGCATACGCTGCTGGTGTCGCGCAGTCGGCGCAATGATTGGGACGATTGGCGCAAGTTGGTGGGCTTGAAGCGCTGGCGTGGGCAGGCCATGCTGCATTTCGATCATGTGCATTTCGTGTTGCAGGCGGTGGTGGATGGGCTGGGGTTGGCGCTGTCGCCGGTGTCGCTGGCCGACAATGATCTGCGCTCGGGGCGGCTGGTGTGTCCCTTCCCGCATTTGCGCATGAGCCTGGCGCCTTACTACCTGGGGATTGATGCGCAGGCGGGGGCGGAGGCTTTGCTGTTTGCTAAATGGCTGGGGGAGTATCGAGGGTCGTTGGTGATGCCGGCTTGA
- the ssuD gene encoding FMNH2-dependent alkanesulfonate monooxygenase, with product MSLELFWFLPTSGDTRYLGKSDFGRAPTLDYMRQIAVTSENLGYDGLLIPTGASCLDPWIVAASLVPVTQRIKLLVALRTSLGGPGPSARQAATLDQALNGRLLLNVVPGGDATELEADGVFLKHDERYEAADEYLTIWRKLLQGEIVNYEGKHFRIRRGQIFHPAVQQPYPPLYFGGSSPAAHALAAKHVDAYLTWGEPPAAVKQKIEDVRERAAKHGRTVRFGVRLHAIVRETTAEAWAAADRLISKLTDDDIARAQENYARMDSVGQQRMAALHGGRRDKLEIAPNLWAGVGLVRGGAGTSLVGDAATVAERLQEYADLGVDTFVLSGYPHLEEAIRFAELVFPLLGKNAVTLRDRAQTGGAFDIRAAASAS from the coding sequence ATGTCATTAGAACTCTTCTGGTTCCTCCCCACCTCAGGCGACACCCGCTACCTCGGCAAATCCGACTTCGGCCGCGCCCCCACCCTTGACTACATGCGCCAGATCGCCGTCACCAGCGAAAACCTCGGCTACGACGGCCTGCTCATCCCCACCGGCGCCTCCTGCCTCGACCCCTGGATCGTCGCCGCCAGCCTGGTCCCGGTCACCCAGCGCATCAAACTGCTGGTAGCTCTGAGAACCTCGCTCGGCGGCCCCGGCCCCTCCGCCCGACAAGCCGCCACCCTCGACCAGGCCCTCAACGGCCGCCTGCTCCTCAACGTCGTCCCCGGCGGCGACGCCACCGAACTCGAAGCCGACGGCGTCTTCCTCAAGCATGACGAACGCTACGAAGCCGCCGACGAATACCTCACCATCTGGCGCAAACTGCTGCAAGGCGAGATCGTCAACTACGAAGGCAAACACTTCCGCATCCGCCGCGGCCAGATCTTCCACCCGGCCGTGCAACAACCCTACCCGCCCCTCTACTTCGGCGGCTCCTCCCCCGCCGCCCACGCGTTGGCCGCCAAACACGTGGATGCCTACCTCACCTGGGGCGAGCCACCGGCTGCGGTCAAACAGAAGATCGAAGATGTGCGCGAACGTGCCGCCAAACACGGCCGCACCGTGCGCTTCGGCGTGCGCCTGCACGCCATCGTGCGTGAGACCACCGCCGAAGCCTGGGCCGCTGCCGACCGTCTCATCAGCAAACTCACCGATGACGACATCGCCCGCGCCCAAGAAAACTACGCCAGGATGGATTCCGTAGGACAACAAAGAATGGCGGCCCTGCATGGCGGTCGGCGCGACAAACTGGAAATCGCCCCTAACCTCTGGGCCGGGGTGGGACTGGTGCGCGGCGGGGCCGGTACCTCGCTGGTGGGCGATGCCGCCACGGTGGCCGAACGGCTGCAGGAATATGCGGATCTGGGCGTGGATACCTTCGTGCTATCCGGCTACCCGCACCTGGAAGAAGCGATCCGCTTTGCCGAACTGGTGTTCCCGCTATTGGGCAAGAACGCAGTCACCTTGCGTGACCGCGCACAGACCGGCGGCGCCTTCGATATCCGCGCCGCCGCCTCAGCCTCCTGA